The Gemmatimonas aurantiaca T-27 DNA segment GTACGGGCATCAAGAGCGATGATTTCAAGACGCTCACGGCCTATGAGACCCGCAAGCTGACGCGCGAACAGATCGTCTCCGAACTGGAGAAGAGCTTCGTCCACCTCAAGGCCAGCATGGCCAAGACGACAGCCGCGCAACTCGATGCCCCCATCTCGATGTTCGGGATGAAGTCGAATGCGCAGGGGATGTGGATCTTGGCCACGACACATTTGCATGAACATCTGGGCCAGGCCATTGCCTACGCGCGCATGAACGGCATCGTGCCGCCCTGGAGCAAATGACCGGACGTGAGCAGGGCGCGGGATGAACGTGCCCTGCTCACGTGCCGGTGCCTCACCCCGCGTTGATCGCGCGCTCGGCCGCCGCTTCTGC contains these protein-coding regions:
- a CDS encoding DinB family protein; this encodes MRKTLLLAAAVMAAPLCTTVAFAQTAPVVSELIKDIDGVEKKFVALAKATPPEKLAWRPGTGVRSFGEVLLHVASDNYFIPSSFGTAIPASTGIKSDDFKTLTAYETRKLTREQIVSELEKSFVHLKASMAKTTAAQLDAPISMFGMKSNAQGMWILATTHLHEHLGQAIAYARMNGIVPPWSK